A single Zootoca vivipara chromosome 1, rZooViv1.1, whole genome shotgun sequence DNA region contains:
- the LOC118090764 gene encoding tubulin alpha chain, producing MRECISVHVGQAGVQMGNTCWELYCLEHGIQPDGQMPSEKTIGGGDDSFTTFFCETGAGKHVPRAIFVDLEPTVIDEIRTGTYRQLFHPEQMITGKEDAANNYARGHYTIGKEIIDLVLDRIRKLADQCTGLQGFLVFHSFGGGTGSGFTSLLMERLSVDYGKKSKLEFAIYPAPQISTAVVEPYNSILTTHTTLEHSDCAFMVDNEAIYDICRRNLDIERPTYTNLNRLISQIVSSITASLRFDGALNVDLTEFQTNLVPYPRIHFPLATYAPVISAEKAYHEQLSVSEITNSCFEPANQMVKCDPRHGKYMACCLLYRGDVVPKDVNAAIAAIKTKRSIQFVDWCPTGFKVGINYQPPTAVPGGDLAKVQRAVCMLSNTTAIAEAWARLDHKFDLMYAKRAFVHWYVGEGMEEGEFSEAREDMAALEKDYEEVGIDSYEDEEEGEE from the exons cGTGAGTGTATCTCAGTCCATGTTGGCCAGGCTGGCGTGCAGATGGGCAACACCTGCTGGGAGCTGTATTGCTTGGAACATGGGATTCAGCCAGATGGACAGATGCCAAGTGAGAAGACCATTGGCGGTGGAGATGACTCCTTCACTACCTTCTTCTGTGAAACTGGAGCTGGGAAGCATGTGCCGCGGGCTATCTTTGTGGACTTGGAACCCACCGTGATTG atgaAATTCGTACTGGCACTTACCGTCAGCTCTTCCACCCAGAGCAGATGATCACTGGCAAGGAAGATGCCGCCAACAACTATGCCCGTGGGCACTACACCATTGGCAAAGAGATTATTGACTTGGTGTTGGACAGGATCCGGAAACTG GCTGACCAATGCACAGGACTCCAGGGATTCCTAGTCTTCCACAGCTTTGGGGGAGGCACTGGCTCAGGATTCACCTCCCTGCTGATGGAACGGCTCTCGGTTGACTACGGCAAGAAGTCCAAGCTAGAATTTGCTATTTACCCAGCTCCTCAGATATCAACAGCTGTGGTTGAGCCCTACAACTCCATCCTcaccacacacaccacccttGAGCACTCAGACTGTGCCTTCATGGTGGACAATGAAGCCATCTATGATATCTGCCGCAGGAACCTGGACATCGAGCGCCCAACTTACACAAACCTCAACCGCCTTATCAGCCAGATTGTGTCCTCCATCACAGCCTCGCTTCGCTTTGATGGGGCGCTCAATGTGGACCTGACGGAGTTCcagaccaacctggtgccctacccTCGCATCCACTTCCCTCTGGCCACTTACGCCCCGGTCATCTCTGCAGAGAAGGCCTATCATGAGCAGCTCTCTGTTTCAGAGATCACCAATTCTTGCTTTGAGCCAGCTAACCAGATGGTGAAATGTGATCCCCGCCATGGCAAATACATGGCCTGCTGCCTGTTGTATCGAGGTGATGTGGTGCCCAAGGATGTCAACGCTGCTATTGCCGCCATAAAGACCAAGCGCAGCATCCAGTTTGTGGACTGGTGCCCCACAGGCTTCAAGGTGGGCATCAACTACCAGCCTCCCACTGCAGTCCCAGGCGGAGACCTAGCCAAGGTGCAGCGGGCAGTGTGCATGCTGAGCAACACCACCGCCATTGCTGAGGCCTGGGCCCGCCTGGACCACAAGTTTGACCTGATGTATGCCAAGAGGGCTTTTGTCCACTGGTACGTAGGGGAAGGCATGGAAGAAGGGGAGTTCTCCGAGGCACGAGAAGACATGGCCGCCCTGGAGAAGGATTATGAAGAAGTGGGCATTGATTCATATGAGGatgaagaggagggagaagagtaG
- the STK16 gene encoding serine/threonine-protein kinase 16 isoform X2 produces the protein MGQALCICSRGTITINNKRYLLIHRLGEGGFSYVDLVEGLHDGRFYALKRIICHDKDDRQEAMHEVEMHLLFEHPNILTLCAHAMVEKGSKHEAWLLLPFLKRGTLWQEVETLRDKDAFMPEERILAILHGICRGLQAIHNKGYAHRDLKPTNVLLDDEDQPLLMDLGSMNQARIEDWAAQRCTISYRAPELFTVERECVIDERTDIWSLGCVLYCMMFGEGPYDMIFQKGDSVALAVQNQLTVPQNTRYSPALERLLSSTMVVNPQERPYIADIIGQLEAIQPPPTGQDMTRI, from the exons ATGGGCCAAGCCCTATGTATCTGCTCAAGGGGAACCATCACCATCAATAACAAACGTTACCTTTTGATCCATAGACTTGGGGAGGG AGGTTTTAGCTACGTGGACCTAGTAGAGGGGCTGCACGATGGGCGCTTCTATGCACTGAAACGCATCATATGCCATGACAAGGATGATCGCCAGGAGGCCATGCATGAGGTAGAGATGCACCTTCTCTTTGAGCATCCCAACATCCTGACCCTGTGTGCACATGCCATGGTGGAGAAGGGATCCAAACACGAGGCCTGGCTCCTGTTGCCTTTCCTCAAG AGAGGGACCCTTTGGCAGGAAGTTGAAACTCTGAGAGATAAAGACGCCTTCATGCCAGAGGAGAGGATCCTGGCCATCCTTCACGGCATCTGCCGGGGCCTGCAAGCCATTCATAACAAGGGCTATGCACACAG AGACCTGAAGCCTACCAATGTGCTCCTGGATGATGAGGACCAACCGCTGCTGATGGACCTGGGCTCTATGAATCAGGCCCGCATTGAG GACTGGGCTGCCCAACGTTGCACCATCTCATACAGAGCACCAGAGCTGTTCACTGTGGAGCGTGAATGTGTCATCGATGAACGTACTGACATCTGG TCCTTAGGCTGCGTTCTGTACTGTATGATGTTCGGAGAAGGGCCTTACGACATGATCTTCCAAAAGGGGGACAGTGTGGCCTTGGCGGTGCAGAACCAACTCACCGTGCCCCAGAATACCAG GTACTCGCCTGCTTTGGAACGCCTCCTCTCCTCGACGATGGTGGTGAATCCCCAGGAGCGTCCATACATTGCTGACATCATAGGCCAGCTTGAAGCAATACAGCCACCTCCCACTGGGCAGGACATGACACGCATCTGA
- the STK16 gene encoding serine/threonine-protein kinase 16 isoform X1 yields MGQALCICSRGTITINNKRYLLIHRLGEGGFSYVDLVEGLHDGRFYALKRIICHDKDDRQEAMHEVEMHLLFEHPNILTLCAHAMVEKGSKHEAWLLLPFLKRGTLWQEVETLRDKDAFMPEERILAILHGICRGLQAIHNKGYAHRDLKPTNVLLDDEDQPLLMDLGSMNQARIEVQSLREAMTIQDWAAQRCTISYRAPELFTVERECVIDERTDIWSLGCVLYCMMFGEGPYDMIFQKGDSVALAVQNQLTVPQNTRYSPALERLLSSTMVVNPQERPYIADIIGQLEAIQPPPTGQDMTRI; encoded by the exons ATGGGCCAAGCCCTATGTATCTGCTCAAGGGGAACCATCACCATCAATAACAAACGTTACCTTTTGATCCATAGACTTGGGGAGGG AGGTTTTAGCTACGTGGACCTAGTAGAGGGGCTGCACGATGGGCGCTTCTATGCACTGAAACGCATCATATGCCATGACAAGGATGATCGCCAGGAGGCCATGCATGAGGTAGAGATGCACCTTCTCTTTGAGCATCCCAACATCCTGACCCTGTGTGCACATGCCATGGTGGAGAAGGGATCCAAACACGAGGCCTGGCTCCTGTTGCCTTTCCTCAAG AGAGGGACCCTTTGGCAGGAAGTTGAAACTCTGAGAGATAAAGACGCCTTCATGCCAGAGGAGAGGATCCTGGCCATCCTTCACGGCATCTGCCGGGGCCTGCAAGCCATTCATAACAAGGGCTATGCACACAG AGACCTGAAGCCTACCAATGTGCTCCTGGATGATGAGGACCAACCGCTGCTGATGGACCTGGGCTCTATGAATCAGGCCCGCATTGAGGTGCAAAGCTTGCGGGAGGCCATGACTATTCAG GACTGGGCTGCCCAACGTTGCACCATCTCATACAGAGCACCAGAGCTGTTCACTGTGGAGCGTGAATGTGTCATCGATGAACGTACTGACATCTGG TCCTTAGGCTGCGTTCTGTACTGTATGATGTTCGGAGAAGGGCCTTACGACATGATCTTCCAAAAGGGGGACAGTGTGGCCTTGGCGGTGCAGAACCAACTCACCGTGCCCCAGAATACCAG GTACTCGCCTGCTTTGGAACGCCTCCTCTCCTCGACGATGGTGGTGAATCCCCAGGAGCGTCCATACATTGCTGACATCATAGGCCAGCTTGAAGCAATACAGCCACCTCCCACTGGGCAGGACATGACACGCATCTGA